The following coding sequences lie in one Glycine soja cultivar W05 chromosome 16, ASM419377v2, whole genome shotgun sequence genomic window:
- the LOC114389021 gene encoding RHOMBOID-like protein 2: protein MSSTTRRDLESGGANKNYNNISYSAAPTSYVYDPEVHWTSWLVPLFVAVNVVVFVVAMYLNDCPRKNLGFEGECVARFLGRFSFQPLRENPLFGPSSSTLTKMGALRWDDVVNHHQAWRLVTCIWLHAGVVHLAANMLSLVFIGIRLEQQFGFVRIGIIYLLSGFGGSVLSSLFIRNNISVGASGALFGLLGAMLSELITNWSIYTNKAAALFTLLFIIVINLAIGMLPHVDNFAHIGGFLTGFLLGFILLLRPQFGWLEQRRPPAGVRLKSKYKAYQYVLWIVSAILLIVGLSIALVMLFRGENGYDHCHWCHYLTCVPTSKWKCNDN, encoded by the exons ATGTCATCAACAACACGGAGAGATCTAGAAAGTGGAGGGGCGAACAAGAACTACAACAACATAAGCTACAGTGCTGCTCCCACTTCCTATGTTTACGATCCCGAAGTTCATTGGACGTCATGGCTCGTGCCGCTGTTTGTGGCGGTTAACGTTGTGGTGTTCGTTGTGGCCATGTATCTCAACGATTGTCCCAGGAAAAATCTCGGCTTTGAAGGGGAATGTGTCGCCAGGTTTCTGGGTCGGTTCTCCTTTCAGCCCCTTAGGGAGAATCCGTTATTTGGTCCCTCTTCGTCCAC CTTAACAAAGATGGGAGCACTTCGGTGGGATGATGTTGTGAATCATCATCAAGCATGGAGACTCGTCACTTGCATTTGGCTGCACGCTGGAGTTGTTCATTTGGCTGCCAACATGTTGAGCCTGGTCTTCATTGGCATTCGTCTTGAACAACAATTTGGGTTTg TGAGGATAGGAATTATTTACTTGTTGTCTGGATTCGGCGGGAGTGTACTATCTTCCTTATTCATTAGAAACAACATTTCTGTTGGTGCTTCTGGTGCTCTTTTTGGACTTCTTGGAGCAATGCTTTCAGAACTTATCACAAATTGGAGTATTTATACTAATAAG GCAGCTGCTTTGTTCACACTTCTGTTTATTATTGTCATCAATCTTGCCATTGGAATGTTACCACATGTTGATAACTTTGCTCATATTGGGGGATTCCTCACAGGATTTCTCCTTGGGTTTATTTTGCTGCTCCGCCCTCAGTTTGGGTGGTTAGAACAACGACGTCCCCCTGCTGGTGTTCGCCTCAAgtcaaaatacaaggcttaCCAATATGTTCTATGGATTGTCTCGGCCATTTTACTAATTGTTGG GTTATCTATTGCTCTAGTGATGTTATTCCGGGGTGAGAATGGATATGATCACTGCCATTGGTGTCACTATCTAACATGTGTTCCAACTTCTAAATGGAAATGCAATGACAATTAA